The stretch of DNA CGCCCTCGGCCGACCCGCTCTCCTGCTTCGTCGCGGCGATAAGGAATTACCCGTAGACAGTCCCCCCATCCCAACGCAGGAACGTCCAACGAAGACTGCCGCTCGGATCGATTGGCCGCCCTTCCTCGGCGTTCCACTGGACGCTGACATCTGCCTGCGGACCGAGCAGACCACTCAGCTCGTCCGCAATGTCTTCCACGCATTCCTCGTCGACGGCCGTCACTTCGGAGAAGTAAGAGTGGAGGCGAACCTTCAAACCGTCGATCTCGACCCCCCGGCCGGGTCAGGTTGCAGGGCAACAATCCGAGCGAGGCCTGGACGACTTGCGCCACCACATAGTTGTCCCACGCTGGCGCCCCCGCCATGTCATCTGGAGCGGGAAACCTCATACTGTCCATCCTGGATCTTGTCGGGACAACACTGGGTCTGTTGGTTCCTTTGATGAGGAGTCATCCGTCGGTCTTGCCGTGCGGGACAGTCTCAGGTTTAGATCGACTTCTTCACAGACCTCAGTGCCGTCGAGCAGGCAAGAACCTCCTCGGTCAGCCGCGAGTGGGGGGACCACTCGTCAATCGCCTTCCGTGCTAGCCGTTGAGCAAATGCGTCGGCTGCACTGAGGTCCCCCGCATCGAATGCCCCTACGCATCTCGAGCGCTAGATTCTCAGCCCGACGGATAGCGTCGTCGGATGCCCCGGACTCTCGCAACGATTCGGGCTTCGACGACTCTTCTCGGATCGTCTCGCTCAACCGTTCCAGGTGATTCGCAATAGTCATTCTCGCCTCGCATCTTCGAGGTTGGGGCACACAGTCGATGCCTGGCGCCCCAGACTCAACAGCGTCCCGACCATCGGATTTCTCGTACTGAACTCGCCATGGAGCGCCGACGGCGAGACAGCTGCAGGGAGCGCACCCATCGGCGCTGTCGCAGCACTCGCCACAGACCTCCCCTAGGCCGACCTTGAAGTTCAATGCCGCGCTTTACATCCTCAGCGGTCGAGCCTTTGAAGTTCACCGCCACCGCCCGAGGCTTCAGCTCCGCAGCCCGCCGAGAGATCCGCCAATCAGGAAGCGCACCATCCGCATCGAACAACGTTGCCGGGAGCGTCCTCGCATCGGCCTACGTCGTCCGTAGTAGCGGTGAAATGGAGACGAGCTCACTCGTACACCTTGGCAGCTCGCAATAGATCAGCGAGCGTTTGCCACGTCGGTTGCGCCGGGGTCTCCTCTCCGCGCGCCTCGTAGTACCCGTGCATGTCTTCCAACCACCCAGATAGCCCTGAGAGAAAGACCCGAGGGTGTTATTTTCCCAAGCCTCCGCGTCCGCCCGTATCGTGTCAGCCATCGATTCTGCGAGGGCCGCAACGTCGAAACGCGACTTGAACTCTTCCACCGATCTCTCCTTCGATATCGTCCGTCTCTCCACGCGGGCTGCGCACCTAACTTGCTCGATAGCCGAAGTCTTTGGGCGTTCCAGCTGAAGACGTAGAGCGGAAACTCACGCGGCCGGCTGACGGATCTACCACAATCAATTCGTTGCCCGAAACCGCCTAGCCTCATGCGACAGCATTGACGGCTTCTCCCTCTCCTGCCTGCAGAATGCGCTTCTCCGGGTCGGCTCTGAGCTCACTTCTTCCCGTTCTCGAGTTGTTGTTACCACGGCTGGTCTAGGAGTTTGCTGCGTCATCGCTGCCGGGCTCACCGTCAGATCAAGTTGTCATCAACGAGTGCAACTGTCTCAATCGTCATCAAGCCGCGCTCGAAAAGCAACGTTGCGATCCCACGGTTACGTGGGCCAGGGGTCGATCGAACGAAGCCGGGGCCCTAGAAGTGTCCGCAACTCCGATCCCGGTTCGCCAGGGTCGGGGATAAGTTCGACTCCGCTGACTGTCAACAATCCGCGAATCTCCTCATTTCCGGTCGCGTACGCGTCCTCGAGCCATCGAAGAATTGCGCGGCAGAGGTCTTCTCGGGCAGTCGCCCGCTTCGCAAGCCATCGCATCACGTCAGCGAGGTAGAGATGCGGGAGCATCTCACCTTCGTTGTCCTCCAGGTGTTCTTGAAGTAGGGGCAGGAGGTCGGGGAATTCGTATGAGAGCGCACCCATAGTCGCGACTGTCGAAGCACTCACCCCAAACCTCCAAGAACGCCCTGCAATTAATTCGCGAGACTTTGCCGGACCAGCCTGTCGTGATACCGGGCGACGGGTTTCACCTCAAGCCCCATCCAGTCCGCCGAACAACCAGTCCGGTTGCTGTGGGCCCTGCCTAGAGCATGGCGATATCCCGTCTCCACACCTCTCAGCCCGATTGACCGATTCCGCGACACCGGATCTTGCTAGCGCGTTGTTCGTGCCTCCCGAATGTTTCGTAGCGAGATGACGTGTCCCTCGCCGAACTCTTCGATGACCATCGCCCGCGCCTCTCGGGGCGACGTCGCCCACACGCTTAGCCTTTTTCCAGGCTCGTCGCCAATCCAGATGAATCCTACGTATTCCTTCAGAGGACTAGAACTCAAGACCATCACTCCTGCCGTTTCATCACCGCTTTAGACAGGCTCGACTTTCGCAGAACCCCCCAATAATCGTGCCCGGCTTCTCCATGACCGCACCTACCTCAGCCGGCGACATCGAGTCGATGTCGTAGACGCTGACTCCAGGGAGGTCGCCGAACGCCACGACATCCTCATCGAAGAACGCACGATGTCCCTCTGTGGTGCCGTCAGCAAACCCATGAACACCGCTCAGGATGTGAACCTCATCATCCCGCATGACGGCAGACTGGACAATTGGAGTCAGATCATCCTGATCGATGGCCCCCGTCGAGGTAAAGATCCGGCCGCCCGCTGCGTTGCTGCTTGTCTCGTCTAGAGATCCACCGTACTTGTTCAGCCCTCGGCCTGAACCTCGGTCACTAGGTGCAGACTTCTTGCTGCTGCCCCCACCCCCGCGCCTCGGAGCCTCCGTCTTCGCACTCGCCTTGCGAGCACCACCAGCACTACTGCTCGGTGAACGCTTCACCTTCGCCGCCAGCGACTTCAGCTCCGCCGCCTGCTTCGAGATCTGCCCATCGAGCTTGCTCAACGCCGCCGACGCAGCCCGCTTCGCGGCGTTGAACGAACGGACGTTGTCGATCAAGTTCTTGACCTTCTTGATCGTCTTGCCGGCCTTGAAGATCGCCGCCCCAGCCGTCCCCGCGACCGCCCACGCACACGCGCCGACGTCGCGGTCCATCACGCACCGCTTGATGTCACCCAGACCCGAGGCCTCGACCCCCAGATCGACCAACGCGCCCTTCCAGTCGAACTCCGCAGCAGCCTTCTTCGCCAACGCCTCGCGACGCGACATCGACGCCGCCAGCTCCGCCTCACCCCGACGCTGCAGCTCAGCCGCCGTGTAGATCGACCCATCCGGACGAACCGTCTTGCCCGTCTCACGAGTCTTCCCGTTCTCCGTCACGCTGCACGGACTCGGCCCCTCCGTGCACGTCACCCGGTGACCATCGGGATCCATCATGTTGACGGGGTTGCCGTTCACGTACGTGTACGTGTTCGCCGTCAACGGATCAGTCGTCACCGACAGGTCCGTCGGAGGCGCAGCCACCCGATACGTGTCCGGCGTCGTGAACGCCGCATCCGACGGGTCGTACGTGCGCGTGCCCAGCTGGTACGAACCCGTCGACCCGTCACGCGCCTGCCCGCGGTACCAAAGGCTGTTCGCCGTCGCACTCATCGCGGAGATCGGCCGCAACCGCGAGACGATCTCCACCACCTACGACCAGCTCGGCAGCCCGAAGTGGATCTCCGACCCGACGAGCGACATCACCATCGGTCCCGTCGCCCACCGCTACCTGTACGAGAAGAAGCACGGCGATCCACCGGCGGCCCCCGTGACGACAACGACTAGAAGACGAAGAGGTCCGCCGTCGGCGACCAGACCACCGCCACGAACCGGCCGTCGGAGCGGACGGCGGCCCGCCAGCCCGTCCACGACGTCTCGGCCTCGACGGCGCACGACTCTCCCTCGAGCACTGGGCTCTCGAGAGCCGGCCGACCCGACCAGCGCTCGAACCGGTCGGAGAGCTCGGGGCAGGTGACGTCGGACTCGTCCCACACCCGCAGCGCCTCGGGCGGCCCCTTCGGTGACGACGCCGAGGCAGGCTCGTCGGGCTGCGCCGTCCGACTGTCGCCCTCGGCCGGGAAGTCAGCCGCTGCCGACGCGAGGCGCGCGTCCACGCGAGCGACGTAGAACGCCATCGCTCCGCCGACGACGACCGGCACGAGCACGACAGCAGCGCAGAGCGCGGTGGCGAGTCCACGGCGGTGCGGGAGAAGCAACGCCGTGACCACGGTCAGCGCCGCACACGCGAGACCGCTCAAGGCGGCCCACGACATGACCGTCCCCGCGGCGTCCGACGTCCCGAGCGCGACCCAGAAGCCCGCGGCCCAGCACACCACCGGTACTGGCGTGGCCAGGACGGCGAGGGCCGCGCGGGGCACCCTTCGCCGAGCCGCCTGCGGGGCGGGACCGAACAGCGCCACCAGCACCTCGACGAGACTCCAGGCCAGCAGCCCGACGGCGATGCCAGACCACAGGGCCGCCTCCAGCACGTCGATGCCGGAGCCCAGCGTCGCGACCACGGGGATGCCGACCGCGGGCACCACGAAGCTCCCGACGAACCTCCACCACCCGGCCGACGCCATGAGGCACGGTAGCGCCGGGAGGGTGCACTGGGCCTCACGTCGCGAGCCCCGACGGAGCTACGGATCCGCGGTGGCCTGCGCGACCCACGACGTCGTCGGCGACCAGACGGCGACGACCAAGGTCCCGTCGGGCCGGAGCGCGGCGCGTCGGCCGAGCCATGCCGAGGAGTGCTCGAGCGTGCAGGTGCGGTCGCCAGGATCGGGCGCCACGTCGCGTCCCGTCCAGTCCTCGAACCTCCGTGCGAGGTCGGCGCAGGTCAGATCAGCACCAGGCCACGCACGCACCACCTCGACCATCTCGTTCTCGGAGAGGTCGACCGCTTCGTCTCCGTCCGCCGGGCGGCTCGGGCCGCGTACTGGGAAGTCGTCCACGGCAGCCTCGACCCGCTCGTCGGTACGCAGGGCGACGATCCCCATCGGGACGGCGACCAGCGC from Aeromicrobium erythreum encodes:
- a CDS encoding RHS repeat-associated core domain-containing protein, whose translation is MVEIVSRLRPISAMSATANSLWYRGQARDGSTGSYQLGTRTYDPSDAAFTTPDTYRVAAPPTDLSVTTDPLTANTYTYVNGNPVNMMDPDGHRVTCTEGPSPCSVTENGKTRETGKTVRPDGSIYTAAELQRRGEAELAASMSRREALAKKAAAEFDWKGALVDLGVEASGLGDIKRCVMDRDVGACAWAVAGTAGAAIFKAGKTIKKVKNLIDNVRSFNAAKRAASAALSKLDGQISKQAAELKSLAAKVKRSPSSSAGGARKASAKTEAPRRGGGGSSKKSAPSDRGSGRGLNKYGGSLDETSSNAAGGRIFTSTGAIDQDDLTPIVQSAVMRDDEVHILSGVHGFADGTTEGHRAFFDEDVVAFGDLPGVSVYDIDSMSPAEVGAVMEKPGTIIGGFCESRACLKR